TCGGCTCGACATTGTGCTGGGGGGCCGGCTGTGCCAAAGGCCGGCTCTCATGCTCGCCGAGCTGCCGGCGAAGGCGCATATCGGCGAAGTCCGTATGTTTCCGCTCAAGCGGTGCGACTTGCGGCGACGTTACTTGCGGCGAAGCCATATAAGGCAGGCTGGTAAAGAGCTTGCGCTCCTCCGTGGCGGCTCTCGGCGCCTCCGGGATGCCCCCGCTCACATGCTGCTGTCCGTGTTGCGTCGGCGCGGCAGGCGGTGGCACCGAAGAGGCAGGTGCGCTTTGCAGCTCGTGTGCGGTTACCGGCTCAGGTTCGGACTGGGCAGGATCGCGATGCGCTGACAGCGATTGATCGTCGGAGATGATGCGCCGGATGGACGCCAGGATCTCCTCCATCGACGGTTCATGCGTCGGGCGTTCATCGAGAGAGTCAGAGGGCGAAAGGGACGTGAGAGCTGGCATGGACCTCAGACGCTTTCCGGTCACTCTGCGAACCAGACCAGCCGGCGCAGGAAGGATTAAAAATAAGGGCGCGCCAGGATAGAGCCGCATCCTTATTCGAAGCTTGCGACTCGAACCTTATCATAGATGGATTCGCGAGATTAGATGTTCTTCTCAAATGGGTTGGGGACAAAGGCAAAGGTTTGGACAAAGCACGCCCGCGCCGCGCGCGGAAACCCTGCATCAGTTTTAGACGTGACCTGAACTATATGAGATTGTGCCTCTCGCCGCGCATAGCAAATTGGCGCGAGCGCTAACGCCCGTCGGGCGTTCTAAGCCCGATCCACTTATCCTTGACCTGATTGAAATGGATGGTCGGATCGTAGGCGATCACATTCAGATTCAAGTTGGCCGCGGTGAGTTTGCCGATGGCAGCCATCACCGTATAGGACGCGACGACGCGGTCGCGTTGCGCTGTCACAAGTTGGACGCGTGCGTTCAAAAGCGTCTGCTGAGCCGTCAACACGTCGAAGGTCGTGCGTTGTCCGACTCTCGCCTCTTCCCTGATGCCGTTCAAGGCAATCTCGGCGGCCTTGACGGCGGCCTGCGAGGACAAAATGACGGCCTTGGCGGTATCGAGCTGCCCCCAGCTCGATACGACAACGGCGCGTACTGAATCGCGCTGCTGATCTGCCTGGAGGCGGGCTTGCGCGAGCAATTCCTTGGATTGGCGGGCGCGGGCGAACACCTCGCCGCCGGCATAGAGCGGGACGGACACCTGTCCGATCACGGACGCGTTGAAAAATC
The Methyloferula stellata AR4 DNA segment above includes these coding regions:
- a CDS encoding PopZ family protein — protein: MPALTSLSPSDSLDERPTHEPSMEEILASIRRIISDDQSLSAHRDPAQSEPEPVTAHELQSAPASSVPPPAAPTQHGQQHVSGGIPEAPRAATEERKLFTSLPYMASPQVTSPQVAPLERKHTDFADMRLRRQLGEHESRPLAQPAPQHNVEPMPFQTQAPAAKPQPQAVFHEDEPIASPATDAAVASSFNALFASRLLPNPEMLAELTRDLLRPMLKAWLDDNLPVMVERLVRAEIERVARGGR